A DNA window from Streptomyces parvus contains the following coding sequences:
- a CDS encoding ABC transporter ATP-binding protein, whose translation MIRFEHVTKRYADGTTAVDDLSFEVAEGELVTLVGPSGCGKTTTMKMVNRLIEPTEGVISLGGDDISTIDPVQLRRRIGYVIQQVGLFPHKTVLENTATVPHLLGWKRGKGRERAAELLDLVGLDPSLYGDRYPEQLSGGQRQRVGVARALAADPPVLLMDEPFGAVDPVVRERLQNEFLKLQAQVRKTVLFVTHDIEEAVRLGDRIAVYGQGRIEQFDSPATVLGAPATPYVADFVGADRGLKRLSVTPIEESDLDQPPVVHLDDPLATATERLRAEGARWAVVLDGRDNLHGWIPADATTTAKGTVREHARRMEAWLPLGAPLKQAFATMLQHDAGWIAVIDKESEGRFLGVLTPARLHEALRRSIDADAQDVPRAEVAVETVATA comes from the coding sequence ATGATCCGTTTCGAGCACGTCACCAAGCGGTACGCCGATGGCACCACCGCCGTCGACGACCTTTCCTTCGAGGTCGCCGAGGGTGAACTGGTCACGCTCGTCGGACCTTCCGGATGCGGCAAGACGACCACCATGAAGATGGTGAACCGGCTGATCGAACCGACCGAGGGCGTGATATCCCTCGGCGGGGACGACATATCCACCATCGACCCCGTCCAACTGCGCCGCCGCATCGGCTATGTGATCCAGCAGGTGGGCCTTTTCCCGCACAAGACGGTGCTGGAGAACACCGCGACCGTTCCCCATCTGCTGGGCTGGAAGCGCGGAAAGGGACGCGAACGCGCCGCCGAACTCCTCGACCTCGTCGGACTCGACCCTTCCCTTTACGGTGACCGCTATCCGGAACAGCTTTCCGGCGGTCAGCGCCAACGCGTCGGCGTGGCCCGCGCACTGGCCGCCGATCCGCCCGTCCTCCTGATGGACGAGCCTTTCGGGGCGGTCGACCCGGTCGTCCGCGAACGCCTCCAGAACGAATTCCTGAAACTCCAGGCCCAGGTCCGCAAGACTGTGCTGTTCGTCACGCACGACATCGAGGAGGCCGTGCGCCTGGGCGACCGCATCGCCGTCTACGGGCAGGGCCGCATCGAGCAGTTCGACTCCCCGGCCACCGTGCTCGGCGCCCCCGCGACCCCGTACGTGGCCGACTTCGTCGGCGCGGACCGCGGGCTGAAGCGGCTCTCGGTGACGCCCATCGAGGAGAGCGACCTCGACCAGCCGCCGGTCGTCCACCTCGACGACCCGCTGGCCACGGCCACCGAACGGCTCCGGGCCGAGGGCGCGCGCTGGGCGGTCGTCCTGGACGGCCGGGACAACCTCCACGGCTGGATCCCCGCCGACGCGACCACCACCGCGAAGGGCACCGTCCGCGAACACGCCCGCCGGATGGAGGCCTGGCTTCCGCTCGGCGCGCCCCTCAAGCAGGCGTTCGCCACCATGCTCCAGCACGACGCGGGCTGGATCGCGGTCATCGACAAGGAGAGCGAGGGCCGCTTCCTCGGTGTGCTGACCCCCGCCCGGCTGCACGAGGCCCTGCGCCGCTCGATCGACGCCGACGCCCAGGACGTACCGCGCGCGGAGGTCGCGGTGGAGACGGTGGCGACCGCTTAG
- a CDS encoding alpha/beta hydrolase-fold protein — translation MGLTSTAVLAVVAALAVALFAATVRLWPQLARPGAAAVSGRIGLLLATQLTLFAALGLAANNAFLFYGSWADLFGRKQELGVVTDHADGEAGAAGSRHMTRVGTQHPDVPGGRVPSVGGRIDEVVISGRTSGIESPAYVYLPPEYFQSAHAGRTFPAAVVLTGYPGTAENLLKGLRYPQTAHDLVTAGKARPMILVMLRPTVAPPRDTECVDIPGGPQTETFFAKDLPEAVTGSYRAGKEARDWGIIGNSTGGYCALKIGLHHPDRYAASAGLSAYYKAAEDPTTGDLFHGRQDLRDRADLLWTLENRPPSGGSFLVTTSRQGEDNIGSTMKFIERVKAPARVSSIVLDSGGHNFTTWRREIPPALQWLSARLGEH, via the coding sequence ATGGGTCTCACCAGCACCGCAGTTCTGGCGGTCGTGGCCGCGCTGGCCGTCGCGCTGTTCGCCGCCACGGTCCGGCTCTGGCCGCAGCTGGCCCGGCCCGGAGCGGCGGCGGTGTCGGGCCGGATCGGGCTGCTGCTGGCGACCCAGCTGACGCTGTTCGCCGCGCTGGGTCTCGCGGCCAACAACGCCTTCCTCTTCTACGGTTCCTGGGCCGACCTCTTCGGGCGGAAGCAGGAGCTGGGCGTCGTCACCGACCACGCGGACGGGGAGGCGGGCGCGGCCGGCTCCCGGCACATGACGCGCGTCGGCACCCAGCACCCGGACGTGCCGGGCGGGCGGGTGCCCTCGGTCGGCGGGCGGATCGACGAGGTGGTGATCTCGGGCCGTACGTCGGGCATCGAGTCCCCGGCGTACGTCTATCTGCCGCCGGAGTACTTCCAAAGCGCGCACGCCGGGCGGACGTTCCCGGCGGCCGTGGTCCTCACCGGCTACCCGGGCACGGCGGAGAACCTGCTGAAGGGGCTGCGCTACCCGCAGACCGCGCATGACCTGGTGACGGCGGGGAAGGCCCGGCCGATGATCCTGGTGATGCTGCGGCCGACGGTCGCGCCGCCCCGGGACACCGAGTGCGTGGACATCCCCGGGGGCCCGCAGACCGAGACGTTCTTCGCGAAGGACCTCCCGGAGGCGGTCACGGGGTCCTACCGGGCCGGGAAGGAGGCCCGTGACTGGGGCATCATCGGCAACTCCACCGGCGGTTACTGCGCGTTGAAGATCGGGCTGCACCACCCGGACCGGTACGCGGCGAGCGCCGGCCTCTCCGCGTACTACAAGGCGGCCGAGGACCCGACGACGGGCGACCTCTTCCACGGGAGGCAGGACCTGCGCGACCGCGCCGACCTGCTCTGGACCCTGGAGAACCGGCCGCCGTCCGGCGGTTCGTTCCTGGTGACGACGTCCCGGCAGGGCGAGGACAACATCGGGAGCACGATGAAGTTCATCGAGAGGGTGAAGGCGCCCGCGAGAGTGTCCTCCATCGTGCTCGACAGCGGCGGGCACAACTTCACGACCTGGCGGCGGGAGATCCCGCCGGCCCTCCAGTGGCTGAGCGCCCGGCTCGGCGAGCACTGA